The Aestuariibaculum lutulentum genome segment CTGAAGAAAATCTGGCAGCTTCACCTTACCTATAAAACATAATCCTTGAGAATCTTTCTTTTCGGCGGTTACCAAATCTAATTTTGTAGCAATTTCTCTTACCTGAGGTTTAGTTAATTCTCCAATCGGAAATAGCGACTTAGCCAATTGCTCCTGAGATAACTGACATAAGAAATACGACTGATCTTTATTATTGTCTACCCCAGCTAGAAGCTGATAAACTTCCTTCCCGTCCTTTTCAATAGTTCCCTTTCTACAATAATGTCCTGTTGCCACATAATCTGCACCAAGCCCCAAAGCGATATCCATAAAGACATCGAATTTAATTTCACGGTTACACAAGACATCCGGATTTGGCGTACGGCCTTTTTCATACTCCTGAAACATATAATCGACAATACGTTCTTTGTACTGCTCGCTTAAATCGACCGTTTGAAAAGGAATACCTAATTTCTCTGCCACCAACATGGCGTCGTTACTATCGTCTAACCAAGGACATTCATTTGAAATCGTTACAGAATCGTCGTGCCAGTTCTTCATAAACAAGCCAATAACTTCATAGCCCTGCTCCTGTAACAAATACGCAGCAACACTTGAATCCACACCACCTGAAAGTCCTATGATAACTCGTTTCATCAATCCTAAAATTTCTTTTTATAAATTACACTTAGTACGTATAGTACGATTTCATTTTCTAGAAATGAGGGCACAAAGATACGTATTATTATCAATTTTACGGACACATAAAAAGACATAAGTCTGAATAGGAAATATAATTTTGTTTAATATTTAAACAAAAAAGTTAAACTAGATTAATATTTTTTGTTTAATCTTTTATTATATTTGTTAAACAAATTAAAATCCTGACGAAAATGAAAAATTTAAAATTCTTAAAAGTACTTATGTTATTAATGACTGTTGTTGTATTTTCATCGTGTAGTGATGACGATGATGACAAAATACAAGAGCCATTAAACATTGTTGAAATTGCTCAAGCCTCTCCAGAATTAAGTCTTCTGGTAGAAGCTGTTGTAAAAGCCGATTTAGTAGATGCGCTCTCTGCAGCTGGCGACAAAACAGTTCTGGCTCCTACCAACACCGCATTCTCTGCGTTTTTATCAGCCAAAGGCTTTGCTTCTTTAGATGCAGTACCTACAGCCGCTCTGACACAAATTTTACTAAATCACGTTATTGGCGGTTCTAATATTATGTCGTCTGA includes the following:
- the mnmA gene encoding tRNA 2-thiouridine(34) synthase MnmA, which gives rise to MKRVIIGLSGGVDSSVAAYLLQEQGYEVIGLFMKNWHDDSVTISNECPWLDDSNDAMLVAEKLGIPFQTVDLSEQYKERIVDYMFQEYEKGRTPNPDVLCNREIKFDVFMDIALGLGADYVATGHYCRKGTIEKDGKEVYQLLAGVDNNKDQSYFLCQLSQEQLAKSLFPIGELTKPQVREIATKLDLVTAEKKDSQGLCFIGKVKLPDFLQQQLKPKEGIIVEVPKEQTIFNGEAPEFQSEEEKLEYLSRKIDYKIDYGKVVGKHQGAHYFTKGQRKGLGVGGTVEPLFVIDTDVQENVIYTGQGKEHPGLLKKALFITNEELHWIRTDLALETDETMEVMARIRYRQPLQKAILHKVNSGLYVEFEEFQSAITEGQFAAWYLNDELVGSGVIS